Proteins encoded by one window of Aliidongia dinghuensis:
- the phnK gene encoding phosphonate C-P lyase system protein PhnK, whose product MSALPATFEQPTFDQDQPLLAVEGLTVAYGERIGCRDVGFELWPGEVLGIVGESGSGKTSLLNALSARLVPAAGHVRYRLRDGRLTDLFELSEAERRQLLRTDWGIVHQNPRDGLRLTVSAGANVGERLMAIGARHYGEIRGAALDWLAKVEIDQDRVDDRPASFSGGMQQRLQIARNLVTNPRLVFMDEPTGGLDVSVQARLLDLIRSLVADLGLAAVIVTHDLAVARLLAHRLMVMRGGDVVESGLTDQVLDDPQHPYTQLLVSSILQV is encoded by the coding sequence ATGAGCGCCCTTCCCGCCACCTTCGAGCAGCCCACCTTCGACCAAGACCAGCCTCTGCTCGCGGTCGAGGGGCTGACCGTCGCCTATGGCGAGCGCATCGGCTGCCGTGACGTGGGGTTCGAGCTCTGGCCCGGCGAGGTGCTGGGCATCGTCGGCGAGTCCGGCTCGGGCAAGACGAGCCTCTTGAACGCGCTCTCCGCCCGGCTCGTGCCCGCGGCGGGCCACGTCCGTTATCGGCTGCGCGACGGCCGGCTCACCGACCTGTTCGAGCTGAGCGAAGCGGAACGGCGCCAACTGCTCAGGACCGACTGGGGCATCGTGCACCAGAACCCGCGCGACGGGCTCCGGCTCACCGTCAGCGCCGGCGCCAATGTCGGCGAGCGGCTGATGGCGATCGGCGCCCGGCACTACGGCGAGATTCGCGGTGCGGCACTCGACTGGCTCGCCAAGGTCGAGATCGACCAGGACCGCGTCGACGATCGGCCGGCGAGCTTCTCCGGCGGCATGCAGCAGCGGCTGCAGATCGCGCGCAATCTCGTCACCAACCCGCGGCTCGTGTTCATGGACGAGCCGACAGGCGGTCTCGACGTCTCGGTCCAGGCCCGTCTCCTGGATCTGATCCGCAGCCTGGTCGCGGACCTTGGCCTTGCGGCGGTGATCGTGACGCACGATCTGGCGGTCGCCCGCCTGCTCGCCCACCGGCTCATGGTCATGCGCGGCGGCGACGTGGTCGAGAGCGGCTTGACCGACCAGGTGCTGGACGATCCGCAGCACCCCTATACCCAACTCCTCGTCTCTTCGATCCTGCAGGTCTAG
- the phnL gene encoding phosphonate C-P lyase system protein PhnL → MEPVLEICGLAKSFTLHNQGGITLPVLDGVDLAIYPGECVALNGRSGSGKSTLLRTLQGNYRVGSGHVWVRRSDGSRIDLATASPRQVIELRRSTIGYVSQFLHVVPRVPAIEIVAEPVRARGADPATARARAAALLTRLNVPERLWPLAPATFSGGEQQRVNIARGFAVEYPILLLDEPTASLDGENRAAVIGLIDEALGHGTAIVGIFHDAEVRDRVAGRLYTMTEARAAA, encoded by the coding sequence ATGGAACCGGTTCTGGAAATCTGCGGCCTCGCCAAATCCTTCACGCTGCACAATCAGGGCGGCATCACGCTGCCCGTGCTCGACGGGGTCGATCTCGCCATCTATCCGGGCGAATGCGTGGCACTCAACGGCCGCTCGGGCAGCGGCAAGTCGACATTGCTGCGCACGCTGCAGGGCAATTACCGCGTGGGATCCGGCCATGTCTGGGTTCGCCGAAGCGACGGCAGCCGCATCGACCTTGCGACGGCAAGCCCACGCCAGGTCATCGAGCTCCGCCGTTCGACGATCGGCTACGTCAGCCAGTTCCTGCACGTGGTCCCGCGCGTGCCGGCGATCGAGATCGTGGCCGAGCCCGTGCGGGCCCGCGGCGCCGATCCGGCGACGGCACGGGCACGGGCAGCGGCACTGCTCACCCGCCTGAACGTACCCGAGCGGCTCTGGCCGCTGGCGCCGGCGACCTTCTCCGGCGGCGAGCAGCAGCGCGTCAACATTGCCCGCGGCTTCGCGGTCGAGTATCCGATCCTGCTGTTGGATGAGCCGACCGCTTCGCTCGACGGCGAGAATCGCGCCGCGGTCATCGGGCTCATCGACGAGGCGCTCGGCCACGGCACTGCGATCGTCGGCATTTTTCATGATGCCGAGGTGAGAGATCGGGTGGCGGGACGACTTTACACTATGACGGAAGCGAGGGCGGCGGCATGA
- a CDS encoding alpha-D-ribose 1-methylphosphonate 5-triphosphate diphosphatase, which yields MTKRQDAVLTNARLVLDNQVIHGSVVVEDGIITRVDEGRSAVPGAIDFHGDYLLPGLVELHTDNLEKHFVPRPGTRWPAMAAIVGHDAQVASAGITTVFDALCVGETSSGGDRLEILAGMANSIREARSKHLLRAEHLLHLRCEISHPDTATLFKEFIGDPGLKLVSIMDHTPGQRQFTTIEKYKYYYVKKYGWSDTEFEKFVEKQTEASARYGAANRRAIVALAHENDLTLASHDDATIDHVDEAIADGMVVAEFPTTLDAARASRDRGMAILMGAPNVVRGGSHSGNVSALDLARDGLLDILSSDYVPMSLIHGAFILARAELGIDLPAAIRTVTATPAARVGLTDRGRIAEGLRADLVRAHDTGDVPLVRGVWSHGERVI from the coding sequence ATGACGAAGCGACAGGATGCGGTGCTGACCAACGCCCGGCTTGTGCTCGATAACCAGGTGATCCACGGCAGCGTGGTGGTCGAGGACGGGATCATCACCCGGGTCGACGAAGGCCGATCGGCCGTGCCAGGCGCCATCGATTTCCACGGCGACTACCTGCTGCCGGGCCTGGTCGAGTTGCACACCGACAATCTCGAGAAACATTTCGTGCCGCGCCCTGGCACGCGCTGGCCGGCCATGGCCGCGATCGTCGGCCACGATGCCCAGGTGGCGTCCGCCGGCATCACGACCGTGTTCGACGCGCTCTGTGTCGGCGAGACCTCGTCGGGCGGCGACCGGCTCGAGATCCTGGCCGGCATGGCGAACTCGATCCGCGAGGCACGCTCGAAGCATCTGCTGCGCGCGGAGCATTTGCTGCACCTGCGCTGCGAGATCAGCCATCCGGACACCGCGACCCTGTTCAAGGAATTCATCGGCGACCCGGGGCTGAAGCTGGTCTCGATCATGGATCACACGCCCGGCCAGCGGCAGTTCACCACGATCGAGAAGTACAAGTACTACTACGTGAAGAAGTACGGCTGGTCGGACACCGAGTTCGAGAAGTTCGTCGAGAAGCAGACCGAGGCCTCGGCCCGCTACGGTGCTGCCAACCGCCGGGCGATCGTGGCGCTCGCCCACGAGAACGACCTGACCCTGGCGAGCCATGACGACGCGACCATCGACCATGTCGACGAGGCGATTGCCGATGGCATGGTGGTGGCCGAGTTCCCGACGACCCTCGACGCGGCCCGCGCTTCGCGCGATCGCGGCATGGCGATCCTGATGGGTGCCCCCAACGTGGTGCGCGGCGGCTCGCACTCGGGCAACGTCTCGGCGCTCGATCTCGCACGCGACGGGCTCCTCGACATCCTGTCATCGGACTATGTGCCGATGAGCCTCATCCACGGCGCCTTCATCCTGGCCCGGGCGGAGCTGGGAATCGACCTGCCTGCCGCGATCCGCACCGTGACGGCGACGCCGGCCGCCCGCGTCGGCCTCACCGACCGCGGCCGCATCGCCGAGGGCCTGCGCGCCGACCTCGTCCGCGCGCACGACACCGGCGACGTGCCGCTGGTGCGCGGCGTCTGGTCCCACGGCGAGCGGGTGATCTGA
- a CDS encoding MOSC domain-containing protein, producing MPSTGPRLLSLNVGLPGLLRSAEREVLSGIRKHPVAGPVEIGPNGCTGDGQADLENHAGPDKAVCVYATEHLAYWSDRLGLPFAPAAFGENFSVQGLAESEVRIGDILEVGAARFQVTQPRGPCFKLGMLHGVPDLARRVQEAGFTGFYLRCLAPGAVSAGMPIALVERNASHPTIAEVVRVTYHDPDDVAAIDRVIACSPLADSWRGALERRRRKRA from the coding sequence TTGCCCTCCACCGGACCGCGATTGCTGTCGCTCAATGTCGGCTTGCCCGGCCTGCTCCGCTCGGCCGAGCGCGAGGTGCTGAGCGGCATCCGCAAGCACCCCGTCGCCGGTCCGGTCGAGATCGGCCCCAACGGCTGCACCGGCGACGGCCAGGCCGATCTTGAAAACCACGCCGGGCCGGACAAGGCGGTCTGCGTCTACGCGACCGAGCATCTCGCCTATTGGTCGGACCGGCTCGGCCTGCCGTTTGCCCCGGCCGCGTTCGGCGAGAATTTCAGCGTGCAGGGCCTCGCCGAGAGCGAGGTCCGTATCGGCGATATCCTCGAGGTCGGGGCCGCCCGCTTCCAGGTGACCCAGCCGCGCGGCCCCTGCTTCAAGCTCGGCATGCTGCACGGCGTGCCCGACCTGGCGCGGCGCGTCCAGGAGGCCGGCTTCACCGGCTTCTATCTGCGCTGCCTCGCCCCGGGCGCGGTCTCGGCCGGCATGCCGATCGCGCTCGTCGAGCGCAACGCGAGCCATCCGACCATCGCCGAAGTGGTGCGCGTGACCTACCACGACCCAGACGACGTCGCCGCGATCGACCGGGTCATCGCCTGCTCGCCGCTCGCCGACAGTTGGCGCGGGGCGCTCGAACGCCGCCGGCGGAAACGGGCCTGA
- a CDS encoding class I SAM-dependent methyltransferase, which produces MISDFKKPAVGEATADRPDPFMLGLHDAVLSGWFNNDTGELMTGFPISADDVVADIGCGDGGIASFSARRGAHVILADADAVKIGQAKDRLAGSSARRVDAYVTDGNPLPLPGGTVTRVVCTEVLEHVDDPVAFMAELVRIGRPGALYLITVPGTAQEKLQKVLAPPQYFQKPNHIRIFEPEQFAALVEQAGLTIEHRTGYGFFWSLWWLFFWQAGVPLGEGSDPSLDAWTRTWSEVLRGKDGMRIKAELDRVLPKAQVIIARKPG; this is translated from the coding sequence ATGATTTCTGACTTCAAGAAGCCTGCAGTCGGCGAGGCGACGGCGGATCGGCCGGACCCGTTCATGCTGGGCCTGCACGATGCAGTCTTGAGCGGTTGGTTCAACAATGACACCGGCGAGCTCATGACCGGCTTCCCGATCTCGGCCGACGACGTCGTCGCCGACATCGGTTGCGGCGACGGCGGCATTGCCAGCTTCAGCGCGCGCCGCGGCGCGCATGTGATCCTGGCCGACGCCGATGCCGTGAAGATCGGCCAGGCCAAGGACCGGCTCGCGGGATCGTCGGCGCGGCGCGTCGACGCCTATGTCACGGACGGCAATCCCTTGCCCCTGCCGGGCGGCACTGTGACCCGGGTCGTCTGCACCGAGGTGCTGGAGCATGTCGACGACCCGGTCGCCTTCATGGCGGAGCTGGTGCGCATCGGCCGGCCGGGCGCGCTCTATCTCATCACCGTGCCCGGAACGGCGCAGGAGAAGCTGCAGAAGGTTCTGGCGCCGCCGCAGTATTTCCAGAAGCCGAACCATATCCGCATCTTCGAGCCGGAGCAGTTCGCAGCCCTGGTCGAGCAGGCCGGGCTTACCATCGAGCACCGCACAGGCTACGGCTTCTTCTGGTCGCTGTGGTGGCTGTTCTTTTGGCAGGCCGGTGTTCCGCTGGGCGAGGGGTCGGATCCCTCGCTTGACGCCTGGACTCGGACCTGGTCGGAGGTGCTGCGCGGCAAGGACGGCATGCGCATCAAGGCCGAACTCGACCGCGTCCTGCCCAAGGCGCAAGTGATCATCGCGCGGAAGCCCGGCTAG
- a CDS encoding amidase family protein: MPFRLVEQTIESLQAALEAREITSVDLVRAYAARIAAFDRGGAGLNSVREVNPAALAIARRRDRLRFRPGTRKGPLYGIPILLKDNIATADGQATTAGSPALAHALAVRDAHVAARLRRAGAILLGKANLTEFANWTTVGMPSGYSALGGQVLNPYAPAVDADGIPIVPPGGSSSGSAVAAAANLAAATVGTETAGSLLNPACNNALVTVKPTVGLVSRAGILPIAASQDTAGPLARTVRDAAILLGALAGYDRRDPATLAVRGRIPADYTAFLDPNGLAGRRIGVPSDPADAENDIYWRALAPDQRRIMDEVVARLETLGAVVVKANIPTAGRIGGPGAMIEVPVTNPFSPSKGKRMPMPAVLIYEFKHGLAAYLADYVPDGPVRTLKDVIAANDAAAVPPRFGQDLLLAAEATRGDLTEPAYHAARALDLELSRPQGLDAYFDRWQLDAVLFPAALGNGIAARAGYPSVGVPAGWRHEVEGRPTPPYPYGISFTGRAWSEPTLLAIAYAWEQANPVRQPPPTAPELA; this comes from the coding sequence ATGCCGTTCCGTCTGGTCGAGCAGACGATCGAAAGCCTGCAGGCGGCGCTCGAAGCGCGCGAGATCACCTCGGTCGATCTCGTCCGGGCTTATGCCGCGCGCATCGCGGCGTTCGACCGCGGCGGCGCCGGCCTCAATTCGGTGCGCGAGGTCAATCCCGCCGCCCTTGCGATCGCCCGCCGCCGCGACCGGCTGCGCTTCCGCCCCGGCACGCGCAAGGGGCCGCTCTACGGCATTCCGATCCTGCTCAAAGACAATATCGCAACCGCGGATGGCCAGGCGACGACCGCCGGCAGCCCGGCGCTGGCCCACGCCTTGGCCGTGCGCGACGCCCATGTCGCAGCGCGGCTGCGCAGGGCCGGTGCCATCCTGCTCGGCAAGGCCAACCTCACCGAATTCGCCAACTGGACGACCGTCGGCATGCCGTCGGGCTATAGCGCGCTCGGGGGTCAGGTCCTGAATCCCTACGCGCCAGCGGTCGACGCGGACGGCATCCCGATCGTGCCGCCCGGCGGGTCGAGCTCCGGCTCGGCCGTTGCCGCCGCGGCCAATTTGGCGGCCGCGACGGTCGGGACCGAAACGGCGGGCTCGCTGCTGAACCCGGCCTGCAACAACGCACTCGTCACCGTGAAGCCGACCGTGGGCCTGGTCAGCCGGGCCGGCATCCTGCCGATCGCGGCGAGCCAGGACACCGCCGGGCCGCTCGCCCGCACGGTCCGCGACGCAGCGATCCTGCTTGGCGCCCTTGCCGGATATGATCGCCGCGATCCGGCGACCCTCGCGGTGCGCGGCCGCATCCCGGCCGACTACACGGCCTTCCTCGATCCGAACGGGCTTGCGGGCCGGCGCATCGGCGTGCCGAGCGATCCCGCCGATGCGGAGAACGACATCTATTGGCGCGCGCTGGCCCCGGATCAGCGTCGGATCATGGACGAAGTCGTGGCGCGGCTCGAGACCCTCGGCGCCGTGGTCGTCAAGGCCAATATCCCGACGGCCGGCCGGATCGGCGGCCCCGGCGCCATGATCGAGGTGCCGGTCACCAACCCGTTCAGCCCGTCCAAGGGCAAGCGCATGCCGATGCCGGCGGTGCTGATCTACGAGTTCAAGCACGGGCTCGCCGCCTATCTGGCCGACTACGTGCCGGACGGGCCGGTGCGCACGCTCAAGGACGTGATCGCCGCCAACGATGCTGCGGCCGTGCCGCCGCGCTTCGGCCAGGATCTGCTGCTGGCGGCGGAGGCGACGCGCGGCGATCTGACGGAGCCGGCCTATCACGCGGCGCGGGCGCTCGATCTCGAGCTGTCGCGCCCCCAAGGGCTCGATGCCTATTTCGACCGCTGGCAGCTCGACGCGGTGCTGTTCCCGGCGGCGCTCGGCAACGGCATTGCGGCACGCGCCGGCTATCCGAGCGTCGGTGTGCCGGCCGGCTGGCGTCACGAGGTCGAGGGCCGTCCGACGCCGCCTTATCCCTACGGCATCAGCTTCACCGGTCGTGCCTGGAGTGAGCCGACCCTGCTCGCGATCGCCTATGCCTGGGAACAGGCGAACCCGGTACGCCAGCCGCCGCCAACGGCCCCGGAGCTGGCTTAA
- a CDS encoding 2OG-Fe(II) oxygenase, producing MAEGVTAETEASGGKILLGDPVPWFSARTITGAQVDLHVEAGRWVVLCFLGSLADRRAMAELATILAEAARFREDHCVFYGILSEMPADAPVLASISGPAMGYIVDDAGDIIRAYGAEGAPRTIVLDPLLRAVANVSFDDPNGHGQMVTTFLQQLPEVGASAGVPLTAPVLIVPRVFEFELCDALVDLYERNGGEDSGFLLDQDGRTATVIDHRLKRRQDLVLVDPETRAILRDRIARRLLPAIERFFQFRATRMDRYMISCYDAELGGHFFRHRDNVNAGARHRRFAVSLNLNNDYDGCDLRCPEFGRQTYRAPAGGAIVFSCGMLHEVTPVTRGRRYAFVPFLYGEEDAAVREAMNARLEAGETHYVGGHDRLYPEA from the coding sequence ATGGCAGAGGGTGTCACGGCAGAGACGGAGGCTTCGGGCGGGAAGATTCTGCTGGGTGATCCCGTGCCCTGGTTCAGCGCCCGGACCATCACCGGCGCGCAGGTCGACCTGCATGTCGAGGCCGGGCGCTGGGTCGTGCTGTGCTTCCTGGGTTCGCTCGCCGACCGGCGCGCGATGGCGGAGCTCGCGACGATCCTGGCGGAGGCGGCCCGGTTCCGCGAGGATCATTGTGTCTTCTACGGCATCCTGTCGGAGATGCCGGCCGACGCGCCGGTCCTCGCCAGCATTTCCGGACCGGCGATGGGCTATATCGTCGACGATGCCGGCGACATCATCCGGGCCTACGGCGCCGAAGGCGCGCCGCGCACCATCGTGCTCGATCCGCTTTTGCGCGCCGTCGCCAACGTCTCGTTCGACGATCCGAACGGCCACGGCCAGATGGTGACCACGTTTCTGCAGCAGCTGCCCGAGGTCGGCGCCTCGGCCGGCGTGCCGCTGACGGCGCCGGTGCTGATCGTGCCGCGCGTGTTCGAGTTCGAGCTGTGCGACGCGCTCGTTGATCTCTACGAGCGCAACGGCGGCGAGGATTCGGGCTTCCTCCTGGACCAGGATGGCAGGACGGCGACGGTGATCGATCATCGCCTGAAGCGACGGCAGGACCTGGTGCTGGTCGATCCGGAGACGCGCGCCATCCTGCGCGACCGGATCGCGCGCCGCCTGCTGCCGGCGATCGAGCGGTTCTTCCAGTTCAGGGCGACCCGGATGGATCGCTACATGATCAGCTGCTACGACGCCGAGCTGGGCGGCCATTTCTTCCGGCATCGGGACAATGTCAACGCCGGGGCGCGTCATCGACGCTTCGCGGTCTCCCTCAACCTCAACAACGACTACGACGGCTGCGACCTGCGCTGCCCGGAATTCGGGCGGCAGACCTATCGGGCGCCCGCGGGCGGCGCCATCGTGTTCTCGTGCGGCATGCTGCATGAGGTGACACCGGTGACGCGCGGCCGACGCTATGCCTTCGTGCCGTTCCTCTACGGCGAGGAGGACGCGGCCGTGCGCGAGGCGATGAACGCCCGGCTCGAGGCCGGTGAGACGCATTACGTCGGTGGCCACGACCGCCTCTATCCTGAGGCGTGA